In a genomic window of Bacteroidota bacterium:
- a CDS encoding type I glyceraldehyde-3-phosphate dehydrogenase — TVHSMTGDQNLHDAPHKDLRRARSAPVSIIPTTTGAAKALNDIFPELSGKLGGAGIRVPVINGSLTDITCILTKSATVDSLNALFKEAAQSSLKGILEYTEDPIVSIDIVGNMHSCIYDAQLTSVLGNMAKVVGWYDNEMGYSTRLYELVKLLQKKYPLN, encoded by the coding sequence CCACAGTGCATAGCATGACCGGAGATCAGAATTTGCACGATGCGCCACATAAAGATTTGCGTAGAGCGCGCAGTGCACCGGTTTCCATTATACCAACAACTACCGGAGCTGCAAAGGCATTAAACGATATCTTTCCTGAACTTAGTGGTAAACTCGGAGGTGCCGGTATTCGTGTTCCGGTTATAAATGGTTCGCTTACCGATATAACCTGCATACTTACCAAGAGTGCAACCGTTGATTCGCTAAATGCCTTATTTAAAGAGGCTGCACAATCATCGCTCAAAGGAATTTTGGAATACACCGAAGATCCTATTGTAAGCATAGATATAGTTGGTAATATGCATAGCTGTATTTACGATGCTCAACTTACAAGTGTACTGGGTAACATGGCTAAGGTAGTGGGATGGTATGATAATGAAATGGGCTACAGTACCCGGTTGTATGAGTTGGTAAAACTTTTGCAAAAAAAATACCCGCTTAATTAG
- a CDS encoding peptide MFS transporter, which yields MSKTAVADTKHPKGLWVLFGTEMWERFNFYGMRTILTLFIVNALMMSKEESSIIYGGFLGLCYLTPMLGGFISDRFLGNRNCILLGGMLMACGQLLLFFSASIFDSNLELARTLLYIALGVIIFGNGFFKPNISSMVGSLYPKSEKNKLDTAFTIFYMGINIGAFLGQLICPLVGDVVAEDGTRDVSAFKWGFLAAAVAMVLGSITFFLLKDKYVMTPEGKPIGGLPSKNDATDFEEGESQKAQFTNQALMISVVAFVALAAVFHYLFGQNYIYSIIYGSGLTLAGLIISDKSLTKIERDRILVIYIVSFFIIFFWAAFEQAGSSLTFIADNQTDRNFFGWDMPPSMVQIFNGIFVVILAFPFSILWDKLRANGKEPISPMKQSFGLALIALSYFIIAFNVKELGTSGMLAVKWLILLYLIQTLGELCLSPIGLSLVGKLAPKRFASLLFGVFFLSNASGYALAGTLGSILPPTSEQFVAAQKENIDLQGILDGKVDPSGKELYLLAKNKCAEINDKLAKENNFKFTTMFKDTTTVVSEEQLNLIKSKNIITVKYPSFAGFTIHNLFEFFMVFVVLCGIAAVLLFALCPMLKKMMHGIN from the coding sequence ATGTCAAAAACAGCTGTAGCCGATACCAAACATCCTAAAGGATTATGGGTGCTATTTGGTACCGAAATGTGGGAGCGTTTCAATTTTTACGGAATGCGCACCATACTCACACTCTTTATTGTCAACGCATTGATGATGTCCAAAGAAGAGTCGTCCATTATCTATGGGGGCTTTCTTGGTCTTTGTTATTTAACACCCATGCTGGGTGGCTTTATCAGCGACCGGTTTTTAGGAAACCGAAACTGTATATTACTAGGTGGAATGCTTATGGCTTGCGGACAATTACTTTTATTTTTCAGTGCGAGTATATTCGATTCCAATCTTGAGCTTGCACGCACCTTATTATACATTGCTTTAGGAGTAATTATTTTTGGAAACGGATTTTTCAAGCCAAACATCTCAAGTATGGTAGGCAGCTTGTATCCCAAAAGCGAAAAAAATAAATTGGATACAGCCTTTACCATTTTCTATATGGGTATTAATATCGGGGCATTCCTTGGTCAGCTGATTTGTCCTTTGGTGGGCGATGTAGTTGCCGAAGATGGAACGCGCGATGTTTCTGCCTTTAAATGGGGCTTTCTTGCTGCGGCTGTTGCCATGGTACTGGGATCAATCACCTTTTTCTTATTGAAAGATAAATATGTGATGACACCTGAAGGCAAGCCAATAGGAGGTTTACCATCTAAAAATGACGCCACAGATTTTGAAGAAGGCGAATCGCAAAAGGCACAGTTTACTAATCAGGCATTAATGATTTCGGTAGTCGCGTTTGTTGCCCTGGCAGCAGTGTTTCATTATCTATTCGGTCAGAATTATATTTACTCCATTATCTATGGAAGTGGACTTACACTTGCCGGATTAATCATTAGCGATAAGTCATTAACCAAAATTGAAAGAGATCGTATTCTTGTAATTTACATTGTTTCGTTCTTTATCATTTTCTTTTGGGCAGCGTTTGAACAAGCTGGTTCTTCATTAACTTTTATTGCCGATAACCAAACCGATCGAAACTTTTTTGGTTGGGATATGCCTCCATCCATGGTACAAATATTCAATGGTATTTTTGTGGTAATTCTTGCCTTTCCTTTCAGTATTCTGTGGGATAAACTTCGTGCAAATGGAAAAGAACCTATTTCGCCCATGAAGCAATCCTTTGGGCTGGCATTGATTGCACTTAGCTATTTTATTATAGCGTTTAATGTGAAAGAACTTGGAACAAGCGGTATGCTTGCTGTAAAGTGGTTGATTTTATTATACCTTATTCAAACTCTTGGTGAATTGTGTCTGTCGCCAATTGGTCTTTCGTTGGTTGGTAAACTTGCTCCCAAGCGTTTTGCTTCTTTATTGTTTGGGGTGTTTTTCTTATCCAATGCATCGGGCTATGCACTTGCAGGTACACTTGGTTCTATCCTACCTCCAACAAGCGAGCAGTTTGTTGCAGCACAAAAAGAAAATATCGATTTACAAGGAATACTGGATGGCAAGGTTGACCCTTCGGGGAAAGAATTATATCTACTTGCTAAAAACAAGTGTGCAGAAATTAACGACAAACTTGCCAAGGAAAACAATTTTAAATTTACTACCATGTTTAAGGATACAACTACTGTTGTATCGGAAGAACAACTGAACTTGATAAAATCAAAAAACATAATTACGGTAAAGTACCCATCCTTTGCAGGGTTCACCATTCATAATTTATTCGAATTTTTTATGGTGTTTGTAGTGTTGTGTGGAATAGCGGCAGTATTGCTATTTGCATTATGCCCCATGCTGAAAAAAATGATGCATGGCATAAATTAA